One window of Streptomyces sp. FIT100 genomic DNA carries:
- a CDS encoding cupin domain-containing protein, with protein MTAPATTKVAVDSVAANTKRGGDIRVTLSPRTVGCTSGFGGVLRLAPGEYVTEHLHPYSEEFLHIVQGRLEMTLDGAPVALGPGDSLLVPVGVRHRLVNTGTVPAEAVFHLSPLAPRPELGHVDTEEPLNAGAGNPDVGGAQ; from the coding sequence GTGACCGCCCCCGCGACCACCAAGGTCGCCGTGGACTCCGTCGCCGCCAACACCAAGCGCGGCGGGGACATCCGCGTCACGCTGAGCCCCAGGACGGTCGGCTGCACCTCCGGCTTCGGCGGGGTGCTGCGGCTGGCCCCGGGGGAGTACGTCACCGAGCATCTGCACCCGTACTCCGAGGAGTTCCTGCACATCGTCCAGGGCCGGCTCGAAATGACCCTGGACGGAGCCCCGGTCGCCCTCGGCCCCGGTGACTCGCTGCTGGTTCCGGTCGGCGTGCGCCACCGCCTGGTGAACACCGGCACCGTGCCCGCCGAGGCCGTCTTCCACCTCTCGCCGCTCGCGCCCCGCCCCGAACTCGGCCACGTCGACACCGAGGAGCCCCTGAACGCGGGTGCGGGCAACCCCGACGTCGGCGGGGCGCAGTGA
- a CDS encoding acetylserotonin O-methyltransferase produces MTTTEDPTKAAAVDPGPLIKLTIADCAAKVLHSAVALGVFGALADGPADAARTAARTGLHHRMAADFLDALVGLGLLERTDGRYRNSVLAGTYLVPDASSYLGGFVELTNETLYDTWGRLTEALRSGEPQHLDPDKGGFVGDRHKDPGRMKRFLAGLDAYSDRMGAELAHRVDWTRYGSFTDLGGARGNLAAVLVQAHPHLQATCFDLERTRPLFTEHVGRLGLGDRIAFAGGDFFTDAVPAADVIVLGHILHGFDTDRRRTLLRRVFDAVRPGGAVLVYDRMIDDDRSDPERLLSSLHMRLVSPDGSEYRVADCRAWLREAGFTDGAAEPLLGTHTLVTAHK; encoded by the coding sequence GTGACCACGACCGAAGACCCGACGAAGGCCGCGGCGGTCGACCCCGGTCCGCTGATCAAGCTGACCATCGCGGACTGCGCCGCGAAGGTGCTGCACAGCGCGGTGGCGCTCGGTGTCTTCGGGGCGCTCGCCGACGGCCCCGCCGACGCCGCGCGCACGGCGGCGCGCACCGGGCTGCACCACCGGATGGCCGCGGACTTCCTCGACGCCCTCGTCGGCCTCGGCCTTCTGGAGCGCACGGACGGCCGCTACCGCAACTCCGTGCTCGCAGGGACCTATCTGGTGCCCGACGCCTCCTCCTACCTGGGCGGATTCGTCGAGCTCACCAACGAGACGCTGTACGACACCTGGGGCCGGCTCACCGAGGCGCTGCGCAGCGGCGAACCCCAGCACCTCGACCCCGACAAGGGCGGGTTCGTCGGCGACCGGCACAAGGACCCCGGCAGGATGAAGCGGTTCCTCGCCGGGCTCGACGCCTACAGCGACCGGATGGGCGCCGAACTGGCCCACCGCGTCGACTGGACGCGCTACGGCTCGTTCACCGACCTGGGTGGCGCCCGCGGCAACCTCGCCGCCGTACTGGTCCAGGCGCACCCCCACCTCCAGGCGACCTGCTTCGACCTGGAGCGCACCCGGCCGCTGTTCACCGAGCACGTCGGCCGGCTCGGTCTCGGCGACCGGATCGCCTTCGCCGGAGGGGACTTCTTCACCGACGCCGTTCCCGCGGCCGACGTCATCGTCCTCGGCCACATCCTGCACGGCTTCGACACCGACCGGCGGCGCACCCTGCTGCGGCGGGTCTTCGACGCGGTCCGCCCCGGCGGCGCGGTGCTCGTCTACGACCGCATGATCGACGACGACCGCAGCGACCCGGAGCGGCTGCTCAGCAGCCTGCACATGCGGCTGGTCAGCCCCGACGGCTCCGAGTACCGGGTGGCGGACTGCCGTGCCTGGCTGCGCGAGGCGGGCTTCACGGACGGTGCGGCGGAGCCGCTGCTCGGCACCCACACGCTCGTGACGGCGCACAAGTGA
- a CDS encoding FAD-dependent monooxygenase, producing MADETTDVLIVGGSMVGLAAALFLAQQGVRPLLVERHSEISAHPRAQAASPRTMELMRALGLEAAVRAQENPYAQYGDILQAESLAGAEIGRFAGPFRHDPDEVAATGWTLIGQDRFEPVLRARAEELGADLRFATELVRFTQDADGVDAVLRDTGSGTERRVRARYLVAADGFRAPVRESLGIGHHGQGVFGRQMNVVFHADLDPYVADRRFFLCFVSNPRVKGVLGKLGGAGSDRWVLAPSLPPEDSHREYGTEACVELVRAAVGVPDLPVAVESSTSWEIAAWVADRFRSGRVLLAGDCAHVMPPTGGFGGNMGVQDAHNLAWKLALVLRGQAGPGLLDSYEQERAPVAEFTVEQGVIRYLQRSGLDEEAAGRHRPETTVLFGHVYRSDVVLGEDAPDDGSPVEDPTLPSGRPGTRAPHLTLHRGGRAQPLHDLLDGGFWLLAGPGGADWEPAAARVRAAAGVGLAFHRVGGAEPPEVAERFLKTYGVGVSGAVLIRPDGFIAWRAQDPPASPADELSAVLARLLHR from the coding sequence ATGGCGGACGAGACGACCGACGTACTGATCGTGGGCGGCAGCATGGTGGGCCTCGCCGCGGCCCTGTTCCTCGCACAGCAGGGCGTGCGCCCGCTGCTGGTGGAGCGGCACTCCGAGATCTCCGCGCACCCCCGCGCCCAGGCCGCGAGCCCGCGCACCATGGAGCTGATGCGCGCGCTCGGGCTCGAAGCAGCGGTGCGCGCGCAGGAGAACCCGTATGCGCAGTACGGCGACATCCTTCAGGCCGAGTCGCTGGCGGGCGCCGAAATCGGCCGGTTCGCCGGCCCGTTCCGGCACGATCCGGACGAGGTCGCCGCCACCGGCTGGACGCTGATCGGACAGGACCGGTTCGAGCCGGTGCTGCGGGCGCGCGCCGAGGAGCTGGGCGCGGACCTCCGCTTCGCCACCGAGCTGGTGCGCTTCACGCAGGACGCCGACGGCGTCGACGCCGTGCTGCGCGACACCGGCAGCGGAACGGAGCGACGGGTGCGCGCCCGGTACCTGGTGGCCGCCGACGGGTTCCGGGCCCCCGTGCGTGAGAGCCTCGGCATCGGCCACCACGGACAGGGCGTCTTCGGGCGGCAGATGAACGTGGTCTTCCACGCGGACCTCGACCCGTATGTGGCCGACCGCAGGTTCTTCCTGTGCTTCGTCAGCAACCCGCGGGTCAAGGGCGTCCTCGGCAAGCTCGGCGGCGCCGGCTCCGACCGCTGGGTCCTCGCACCCAGCCTGCCGCCCGAGGACAGCCACCGCGAGTACGGCACCGAGGCGTGCGTCGAGCTGGTGCGCGCCGCCGTCGGGGTGCCGGACCTGCCGGTGGCGGTCGAGTCCTCGACGAGCTGGGAGATCGCCGCCTGGGTCGCCGACCGGTTCCGCTCCGGCCGGGTGCTGCTGGCCGGAGACTGCGCCCATGTGATGCCGCCCACCGGCGGGTTCGGCGGAAACATGGGCGTGCAGGACGCACACAACCTGGCGTGGAAGCTCGCCCTCGTGCTGCGCGGCCAGGCCGGTCCCGGCCTCCTGGACAGCTACGAGCAGGAGCGGGCTCCGGTCGCGGAGTTCACCGTCGAACAGGGCGTGATCCGCTACCTCCAGCGCAGCGGCCTGGACGAGGAGGCGGCCGGGCGCCACCGTCCCGAGACCACCGTCCTCTTCGGCCACGTCTACCGCTCGGACGTGGTGCTGGGCGAGGACGCCCCCGACGACGGTTCGCCGGTGGAGGACCCGACGCTCCCCTCGGGCCGCCCCGGCACCAGGGCCCCGCACCTGACCCTGCACCGGGGCGGCCGTGCCCAGCCCCTGCACGATCTCCTGGACGGCGGCTTCTGGCTGCTGGCGGGCCCCGGTGGTGCGGACTGGGAGCCGGCCGCGGCACGCGTGCGCGCCGCGGCCGGCGTCGGACTCGCCTTCCACCGCGTGGGCGGGGCCGAGCCGCCCGAGGTGGCGGAGCGGTTCCTCAAGACGTACGGCGTCGGCGTCTCGGGTGCGGTGCTGATCCGTCCCGACGGGTTCATCGCCTGGCGCGCCCAGGATCCGCCGGCGTCACCCGCGGACGAACTGTCGGCGGTCCTCGCCAGGCTGCTCCACCGCTGA
- a CDS encoding TcmI family type II polyketide cyclase, whose amino-acid sequence MHRTLIVARMNLTDAEGVASVFADSDSTELPHMVGVSRRTLFAFHDLYFHLVEADQDIAPNLYKARSHPLYDEINTRLGRYISPYDPQWREPKDAMAVPFYSWTPAEGPLITAPTGANLGGGAR is encoded by the coding sequence GTGCACCGAACGCTGATCGTGGCGAGGATGAACCTCACCGACGCCGAGGGCGTCGCCTCGGTCTTCGCCGACTCCGACAGCACCGAACTGCCGCACATGGTCGGAGTCTCGCGCCGGACCCTGTTCGCCTTCCACGACCTCTACTTCCATCTCGTGGAGGCGGATCAGGACATCGCGCCGAACCTCTACAAGGCCCGCAGCCACCCGCTCTACGACGAGATCAACACCAGGCTCGGCCGGTACATCTCCCCCTACGACCCCCAATGGCGTGAGCCCAAGGACGCCATGGCCGTCCCCTTCTACTCCTGGACGCCCGCCGAGGGCCCCCTGATCACGGCCCCGACCGGCGCGAACCTGGGCGGTGGTGCCCGGTGA
- a CDS encoding BTAD domain-containing putative transcriptional regulator → MRRDGVDVTPSAPKLRQVLTLLVLNANALVSVDQLCGELWGEYPPLSALTTLQTYIYQLRRKLRLATGQTGAPFGSRPPREFPALLTRVGGYELRLDDKKAVDAYRFEQLAEQGKTEYSGGHGDAASRTLKEALGIWQGEALVDVAAGRRLSAWATQLEERRKSVLEQRFAIELEIGRHQSVSDEISAAFRAYPTHEAFAGQLMRALHRSGRRPEALDVFRTLRARLVDELGLEPSAPLQRLHQEVLADRSHVGRPLVPRQEGTAQDRAAQDRGGHAPAGPPPAQLAADRLPPAQLPADIGDFVGRAGELDELEAYLGSAGTKGYGVRLVEVHGPPGVGKTAFAVRAAHRLRPHFPDGQLFMELSEVGDGSAQLADVLAASLSSCGTRREKLPTGLDELGQLFRSWTADRRVLVVVDDVLAASQLRALMPGGSGCAVIATNRYRAHSLATGRKIVLRPLSRDEALTLYSGIADARHRREEPEAVRELMRRCEGLPLAIRAVAGWIAARPGWSAARLTARLSGDPSLLLGLPAGTQSLMSTVESSYRHLSHRHRHLLHLMARDCREHWNLEEVTRLLPRSAGATETLLEYLVDVHLVDEEFAPDRGAPAGSDGVAGSEPVYTVPGLTRQALLLLHAGAASENDCAPRQSAEGAVSLVKSAHPGRKRRTTMRL, encoded by the coding sequence GTGCGGCGTGACGGAGTGGATGTCACGCCGTCCGCACCCAAACTGCGCCAGGTGTTGACCCTCCTGGTACTCAATGCCAATGCGCTGGTCAGCGTCGACCAGCTGTGCGGGGAGCTGTGGGGCGAATATCCGCCGCTCAGCGCACTGACCACCTTGCAAACGTACATCTACCAGCTGAGAAGGAAGCTCCGCCTGGCCACCGGGCAGACCGGGGCGCCATTCGGTTCCCGTCCGCCGAGGGAATTTCCGGCACTCCTGACCAGGGTGGGCGGATACGAACTGCGCCTGGACGACAAGAAAGCGGTCGACGCCTACCGCTTCGAGCAACTGGCCGAGCAGGGGAAGACCGAATACTCCGGAGGACACGGGGACGCAGCGTCCCGCACCCTCAAGGAAGCCCTCGGCATCTGGCAGGGAGAGGCACTCGTGGACGTGGCGGCCGGCCGGCGGCTGTCCGCATGGGCCACGCAGCTGGAGGAGCGGCGCAAGAGCGTCCTGGAGCAGCGGTTCGCCATAGAGCTGGAGATCGGCCGCCACCAGTCCGTATCGGACGAGATCTCCGCCGCGTTCCGTGCCTACCCGACCCACGAAGCCTTCGCCGGGCAGCTGATGCGGGCCCTGCACCGCAGCGGCCGCAGGCCGGAGGCGCTGGACGTCTTCCGCACCCTGCGCGCCCGGCTCGTCGACGAACTCGGACTCGAACCCTCGGCGCCGCTCCAGCGGCTCCACCAGGAGGTGCTCGCCGATCGGAGCCATGTCGGCAGGCCACTCGTCCCCCGGCAGGAAGGGACCGCGCAGGACCGGGCGGCCCAGGACCGGGGCGGTCACGCCCCGGCCGGCCCGCCCCCCGCGCAGCTCGCCGCGGACCGGCTCCCGCCCGCCCAGCTCCCCGCAGACATCGGCGACTTCGTCGGCAGGGCGGGAGAGCTCGACGAACTGGAGGCGTACCTGGGATCGGCCGGCACCAAGGGGTACGGGGTACGCCTGGTCGAGGTGCACGGCCCGCCGGGAGTCGGCAAGACGGCCTTCGCCGTCCGCGCCGCCCACCGGCTGCGCCCGCACTTTCCCGACGGACAGCTCTTCATGGAGCTGTCCGAGGTGGGTGACGGCTCCGCCCAGCTCGCCGACGTGCTGGCCGCCAGCCTCAGCTCCTGCGGAACGCGGCGCGAGAAACTGCCCACGGGACTCGACGAACTCGGGCAGCTCTTCCGCAGCTGGACCGCCGACCGGCGGGTCCTCGTGGTCGTCGACGACGTGCTCGCGGCATCCCAGCTGCGCGCGCTGATGCCGGGCGGCTCCGGCTGTGCGGTGATCGCCACCAACCGCTACCGCGCGCACAGCCTCGCCACCGGCCGGAAGATCGTGCTGCGCCCGCTCTCCCGCGACGAGGCGCTCACGCTCTACAGCGGGATCGCCGACGCGCGGCACCGGCGCGAGGAGCCCGAAGCCGTACGGGAGTTGATGCGCAGGTGCGAAGGGCTGCCGCTGGCCATCCGGGCGGTGGCCGGATGGATCGCGGCCCGGCCCGGATGGTCGGCGGCCCGGCTCACCGCCCGGCTGAGCGGCGACCCGAGCCTGCTGCTGGGACTCCCCGCGGGCACCCAGTCGCTCATGAGCACGGTGGAGTCCAGCTACCGCCATCTCTCCCACCGGCACCGTCATCTGCTCCATCTGATGGCGCGGGACTGCCGGGAGCACTGGAACCTCGAAGAGGTCACCCGGCTGCTGCCCCGCTCGGCCGGGGCCACCGAGACACTGCTCGAATACCTCGTGGACGTCCACCTGGTGGACGAGGAGTTCGCCCCGGACCGCGGCGCTCCGGCCGGCTCGGACGGGGTGGCCGGGAGCGAGCCGGTCTACACCGTGCCCGGCCTCACCCGGCAGGCGCTGCTGCTGCTCCACGCCGGCGCGGCGAGCGAGAACGACTGCGCACCGAGGCAGTCGGCCGAGGGAGCGGTCAGCCTGGTGAAGTCCGCCCATCCCGGCCGCAAGCGGCGCACCACCATGCGGCTCTAG
- a CDS encoding FAD-dependent oxidoreductase, which produces MKQEKTQVAIVGGGLTGLSAAVFLAAHGVHATLLERHPDTSTHPKARAINPRTMELYRAVGMEERVRAGRSPISGNTDLVHVETLAGEERVRMPNASPEDIGRISPTQWTLIDQNQLEPILRERAVEAGADVRFHTRVDAVEEDTGGVLLRTTDLGSGKSTELRAAYVIAADGSRSPVREMLSIGAHGRGTITDLVSFFFEADLEPALRGRKIIAAYVNNPEVRGTIIPIDNDRRWVINVSFFPERGESAADFTEERCVELVRAAVGIPGLPLKIESVAMPAWDISARVADAFATRRVFFAGDAAHVMPPTGAFGASTGIQDAYNLAWKLALVLEGKAGPGLLESYGAERRPVAEETVKQAMLRFAVREGKQFRDVADELLDETTMTFGYCYPAGAVVAESGAPDALIEDPEHPSGRPGARAPHVPLKGERGPLSTLDLFGDGFVLLADSAGGRWAETAARAARELGLTLTVHAIGPGAGLADEDGRFRQRYGLAAGGAVLVRPDGFVCWRSTTGRPGEERNEVALALRHVLARD; this is translated from the coding sequence ATGAAGCAGGAGAAGACGCAGGTCGCCATCGTGGGCGGAGGGCTGACCGGACTGTCGGCCGCCGTGTTCCTCGCCGCGCACGGAGTGCACGCGACGCTGCTGGAGCGCCACCCGGACACCTCCACGCACCCCAAGGCCCGCGCCATCAACCCGCGCACCATGGAGCTCTACCGCGCGGTGGGCATGGAGGAGCGGGTACGGGCGGGCCGCTCGCCCATCTCCGGCAACACCGACCTGGTGCACGTGGAGACACTGGCGGGCGAGGAGCGCGTACGCATGCCCAACGCCTCCCCGGAGGACATCGGGCGGATCAGCCCCACGCAGTGGACGCTGATCGACCAGAACCAGCTGGAGCCGATCCTGCGCGAACGCGCGGTCGAGGCGGGGGCCGACGTCCGCTTCCACACGCGCGTCGACGCGGTCGAGGAGGACACCGGCGGTGTGCTGCTGCGCACCACCGACCTCGGCAGCGGGAAGAGCACCGAACTGCGCGCCGCCTATGTCATCGCGGCGGACGGCAGCCGCAGCCCGGTGCGCGAGATGCTGTCCATCGGCGCCCACGGCCGCGGCACCATCACCGATCTCGTGAGCTTCTTCTTCGAGGCCGACCTCGAACCGGCGCTGCGCGGCCGGAAGATCATCGCCGCCTACGTCAACAACCCCGAGGTCCGGGGCACGATCATCCCGATCGACAACGACCGCCGCTGGGTCATCAACGTCTCCTTCTTCCCCGAACGCGGCGAGAGCGCCGCCGACTTCACCGAGGAGCGGTGCGTCGAGCTGGTCAGGGCGGCCGTCGGCATCCCCGGCCTGCCGCTCAAGATCGAGTCGGTGGCGATGCCGGCCTGGGACATCTCGGCGCGCGTCGCGGACGCGTTCGCCACCCGGCGGGTCTTCTTCGCCGGCGACGCCGCGCACGTCATGCCGCCCACCGGCGCCTTCGGCGCCAGCACCGGCATCCAGGACGCGTACAACCTCGCCTGGAAGCTCGCCCTGGTGCTGGAGGGAAAGGCGGGGCCGGGGCTGCTGGAGTCGTACGGGGCGGAGCGGCGGCCCGTTGCCGAGGAGACCGTGAAGCAGGCGATGCTGCGTTTCGCGGTGCGCGAGGGCAAGCAGTTCCGGGACGTCGCGGACGAGCTCCTGGACGAGACCACCATGACCTTCGGTTACTGCTACCCGGCCGGTGCCGTCGTCGCCGAGAGCGGTGCACCGGACGCACTGATCGAGGACCCGGAGCACCCCAGCGGCCGGCCCGGCGCACGCGCCCCGCACGTGCCCCTGAAGGGCGAGCGCGGCCCGCTGTCCACGCTCGATCTGTTCGGGGACGGATTCGTGCTGCTCGCCGACTCCGCCGGGGGACGGTGGGCCGAGACCGCGGCCCGGGCCGCCCGTGAACTCGGCCTGACGCTGACCGTGCACGCCATCGGCCCGGGCGCAGGACTGGCCGACGAGGACGGCCGGTTCAGGCAGCGGTACGGGCTTGCGGCCGGCGGTGCCGTGCTGGTGCGCCCCGACGGGTTCGTCTGCTGGCGCTCCACGACCGGCCGCCCCGGAGAGGAGCGGAACGAGGTCGCGCTCGCGCTGCGCCACGTGCTGGCCCGCGACTGA
- the asnB gene encoding asparagine synthase (glutamine-hydrolyzing), which yields MSGIAGWVDFDRDLTPEAATVRAMAAALAHRGPDGEGDWIQGHAALAHRRLALLDVDHGAQPVVHATDSGPVAVLTLDGAVTNHVELRRELAAKGHRFTGHGDGEVALHAYLEWGGDFVTRLEGMFALAVWDERRQELLLARDRLGVKPLCYYRTPSGLLFGSEPKALLAHPAVEPVVDAEGLRELFAHSRKPGTGVFRGVCEVLPGHALVVRRPGTGHRRYWSLPARPHTDSPETTVSTVRRLLSDAVASHLRADVPVGAMLSGGIDSSALTALAALSARQPGPGPLRSFSVNFAGYAENFEPHPTMRATPDAPFAELAARHIGTDHTEILLDTAVLTDPAVHTAALRSQDAPSPLGDMDVSLLLFFEALRSAGITAVLSGETADEVFNGYFWAYEPRHSNSTTFPWVSFERGHDAAAGGLGCSLVDLGLRKELDFMEYADQHYRDALAEVPHTDGESAEERRAREVTYLALTRWAPTHLDRADRMSMAHGVQLRPPFCDRALVEYVYNVPAALKRENGQEKSLLRAAVADLLPEPVLQRRKSAYPTTQEAAYGEFVRARFAAVAADRGSPVAPLLDAEATAAALGGNGAPSGAFAWVERASMEMVLQLDSWLAEYQVRLRL from the coding sequence ATGAGCGGAATCGCCGGCTGGGTGGACTTCGACCGGGACCTGACCCCGGAGGCCGCCACCGTGCGCGCGATGGCGGCCGCCCTGGCCCATCGCGGCCCCGACGGGGAGGGCGACTGGATCCAGGGGCACGCCGCGCTGGCCCACCGCAGGCTCGCGCTCCTCGACGTGGATCACGGGGCCCAGCCCGTCGTCCACGCCACGGACAGCGGCCCGGTGGCCGTGCTGACCCTCGACGGCGCGGTCACCAACCATGTCGAGCTGCGGCGCGAACTGGCCGCCAAGGGCCACCGGTTCACCGGGCACGGCGACGGCGAGGTGGCGCTGCACGCCTATCTGGAGTGGGGCGGGGACTTCGTGACCCGGCTCGAGGGCATGTTCGCGCTCGCCGTGTGGGACGAGCGCCGCCAGGAGCTGCTGCTCGCCCGCGACCGACTCGGCGTCAAGCCGCTGTGCTACTACCGCACCCCGTCGGGGCTGCTGTTCGGCTCCGAACCCAAGGCGCTGCTCGCGCATCCGGCGGTGGAGCCGGTGGTCGACGCCGAAGGGCTGCGCGAGCTGTTCGCGCACAGCCGCAAGCCCGGCACCGGTGTCTTCCGCGGTGTCTGCGAGGTGCTGCCGGGTCACGCCCTGGTCGTGCGCCGCCCGGGCACCGGCCACCGGCGCTACTGGTCGCTGCCCGCCCGCCCGCACACCGACAGTCCGGAGACGACCGTCTCCACGGTGCGCCGGCTGCTGTCCGACGCGGTCGCCTCGCATCTGCGGGCGGACGTGCCGGTGGGCGCGATGCTCTCCGGCGGTATCGACTCCAGCGCACTGACCGCGCTGGCGGCGCTGTCGGCGAGGCAGCCGGGCCCCGGCCCGCTGCGCAGCTTCTCGGTCAACTTCGCCGGCTACGCGGAGAACTTCGAGCCGCACCCGACGATGCGCGCCACCCCCGACGCCCCGTTCGCGGAACTGGCGGCGCGGCACATCGGCACCGACCACACCGAGATCCTGCTCGACACCGCCGTCCTGACCGACCCCGCAGTGCACACGGCGGCGCTCCGGAGCCAGGACGCCCCGTCCCCGCTCGGCGACATGGACGTCTCCCTGCTGCTCTTCTTCGAGGCGCTGCGCAGCGCGGGCATCACCGCGGTCCTCTCCGGGGAGACCGCCGACGAGGTCTTCAACGGCTACTTCTGGGCGTACGAGCCCCGGCACAGCAACTCCACGACCTTCCCCTGGGTCTCCTTCGAACGGGGCCACGACGCCGCCGCGGGCGGACTGGGCTGTTCGCTGGTCGACCTCGGGCTCCGCAAGGAGCTGGACTTCATGGAGTACGCCGACCAGCACTACCGGGACGCGCTGGCCGAAGTGCCGCACACCGACGGCGAGAGCGCCGAGGAACGCAGGGCGCGGGAGGTCACGTATCTCGCACTCACCCGCTGGGCGCCGACGCATCTGGACCGCGCGGACCGGATGAGCATGGCGCACGGTGTGCAGCTGCGGCCGCCGTTCTGCGACCGGGCGCTGGTGGAGTACGTCTACAACGTGCCGGCGGCGCTGAAGCGGGAGAACGGGCAGGAGAAGAGCCTGCTGCGGGCGGCCGTCGCCGATCTGCTCCCGGAGCCGGTGCTCCAGCGGCGCAAGAGCGCCTATCCGACGACCCAGGAGGCGGCGTACGGGGAGTTCGTGCGGGCCCGCTTCGCCGCTGTGGCCGCCGACCGGGGTTCGCCGGTGGCCCCGCTGCTGGACGCGGAGGCCACCGCCGCGGCGCTCGGCGGGAACGGCGCGCCCAGCGGTGCCTTCGCCTGGGTGGAGCGGGCGAGCATGGAGATGGTGCTCCAACTGGACTCCTGGCTGGCCGAGTACCAGGTCCGGCTGCGGCTGTGA
- a CDS encoding DUF1772 domain-containing protein → MVEALSVLVLLGTGLVAGVLFAVAVSVMPALIAMPPDRYVSTHKLLGRHYDRIMPFIVTGSTVIDVAFAIRGTGTVRVLFAAAALCMAGVAVVSQTRNVPINNRVKRTAPEDLGPGWQDPRIQWRDWHLVRTCCAMAGCTLSAAAVVLS, encoded by the coding sequence GTGGTGGAGGCGCTGAGTGTGCTGGTGCTGTTGGGCACCGGCCTGGTGGCCGGGGTGCTGTTCGCGGTCGCGGTGAGTGTGATGCCCGCGCTGATCGCGATGCCCCCGGACCGGTATGTGTCCACGCACAAGCTGCTCGGCCGGCACTACGACCGGATCATGCCGTTCATCGTCACCGGCTCCACGGTGATCGACGTGGCCTTCGCGATCCGGGGGACCGGCACTGTCCGCGTCCTGTTCGCGGCGGCGGCGCTGTGCATGGCCGGGGTCGCCGTGGTGTCGCAGACCAGGAACGTACCGATCAACAACCGGGTCAAGCGCACCGCGCCGGAGGACCTCGGGCCCGGCTGGCAGGACCCGCGCATCCAGTGGCGCGACTGGCATCTGGTCCGCACCTGCTGCGCGATGGCCGGCTGCACGCTGTCCGCGGCGGCGGTGGTGCTGTCGTGA